The Streptomyces sp. NBC_01275 genome has a segment encoding these proteins:
- a CDS encoding DUF2461 family protein → MGGQFTGWPEQSMDVLWQLQGEPTHATRERYRADRERLVRQPMIALLNEVADTDPRYEDFSVWHYRTNSWWWQHQCAVIRLGRKIEIGLRFSLDGLRIQGAWWYPDPGQVDMFRKAVASEGSGRELSAIVADLRKKGYDISGDVMKRPPRGYPTDHSRTNLLRHRSLIAARPLGCEQWLHTPEAVDRVLSAAADLDALLMWLVRHVKRAA, encoded by the coding sequence ATGGGCGGACAGTTCACCGGCTGGCCGGAGCAGTCCATGGACGTGTTGTGGCAGCTCCAGGGCGAGCCGACCCACGCGACCCGCGAGCGCTACCGCGCGGACCGCGAACGCCTGGTCCGGCAGCCGATGATCGCCTTGCTCAACGAGGTCGCGGACACCGACCCCCGGTACGAGGACTTCTCCGTCTGGCACTACCGCACCAACTCCTGGTGGTGGCAGCACCAGTGCGCGGTGATCCGGCTCGGCCGCAAGATCGAGATCGGTCTCCGGTTCTCTCTGGACGGCCTGCGGATCCAGGGCGCCTGGTGGTACCCCGATCCCGGCCAGGTGGACATGTTCCGCAAAGCCGTGGCCTCCGAGGGGAGCGGCCGCGAACTGTCCGCCATCGTCGCGGACTTGCGGAAGAAGGGCTACGACATCTCCGGGGACGTGATGAAACGCCCCCCGCGCGGCTATCCGACGGACCACTCCCGTACGAACCTGCTGCGCCACCGTTCACTGATCGCCGCCCGTCCCCTCGGCTGCGAGCAGTGGCTGCACACCCCCGAGGCGGTCGACCGGGTCCTCTCGGCCGCCGCCGACCTGGACGCCCTGCTGATGTGGCTGGTCCGCCACGTGAAGCGCGCCGCCTGA
- a CDS encoding sugar nucleotide-binding protein: MTLLIVGGSGFLGTELVRQALSAGRPTAATYTTRPGIAPGVTWRRLDLRDPGSVEAVVAEVNPRVIVNASSGGADWAVTAEGPVRLAIAAAKAGSRMIQVSTDAVFSGKSHVPYDEHCRPDPITPYGAAKAAAETVLLLHPDAAVARTSLIIGDGQSEHERTVHELVTGTREGVLFTDDFRCPVHASDLAAALLELASGDTTGVHHLGGNQALSRHELGVLIARRDGLDASRLATGLRADSTLPGPLEIRLDSRSTQRKLRTTLRGAHQFLVPTA, encoded by the coding sequence ATGACGCTGCTGATCGTGGGTGGGTCCGGGTTCCTGGGCACCGAGCTGGTCCGGCAAGCATTATCGGCGGGGCGCCCGACGGCCGCGACCTATACGACCAGGCCCGGCATTGCTCCGGGGGTTACTTGGCGCCGCCTCGACCTGCGGGATCCAGGGAGCGTGGAAGCGGTCGTGGCCGAGGTGAACCCTCGCGTCATCGTCAATGCATCGAGCGGCGGGGCGGACTGGGCAGTCACAGCCGAGGGACCCGTCCGCCTCGCGATCGCCGCGGCGAAGGCCGGAAGCAGAATGATCCAGGTCTCCACCGACGCCGTCTTCTCCGGCAAGAGTCACGTTCCCTACGACGAACACTGCAGGCCCGACCCCATCACCCCGTACGGAGCGGCGAAGGCCGCCGCGGAAACGGTGCTTCTGCTCCATCCGGACGCCGCCGTGGCCCGCACCTCGCTGATCATCGGCGACGGACAGTCCGAGCACGAACGCACTGTCCACGAACTGGTCACCGGCACCCGCGAAGGCGTCCTCTTCACAGATGACTTCCGATGCCCGGTCCACGCGAGTGATCTGGCCGCAGCGCTCCTCGAACTCGCGTCGGGCGACACGACCGGCGTCCACCACCTCGGCGGGAACCAGGCTCTCAGCCGGCACGAACTGGGCGTGCTCATCGCCCGACGCGACGGACTCGACGCATCGCGACTGGCCACCGGCTTGCGGGCCGACAGCACCCTTCCCGGGCCCCTCGAAATCCGCCTCGACAGCCGCTCGACGCAGCGCAAGCTGCGCACCACGCTGCGGGGCGCGCACCAGTTCCTCGTCCCCACAGCCTGA
- a CDS encoding winged helix-turn-helix transcriptional regulator — protein MAITALPPDTDADVARVTEALAMITPRWNVRILLALSGPPLRYSELAAKVSWLQNGQLHPKLKALCDAGLVERTEHTARHVTYGHTERGVALLPVLPMIVTWAEEHLEKADRSLAAIEQIEDSLTLLTRRHAAAILWVLKSRQEVSGRALARIVMPSSDWTNIYPPLRQLVADGLVDTKGTGRPYRLSAAGDGLSPVLGTLSAWAAGQPLDQAARHPVWGHPQAKPATRPWISSQSRPAPTALPPARTPHTPPAWHNGDLFSHAATARPKAAVPAGGPRR, from the coding sequence TTGGCCATCACCGCTCTGCCCCCTGACACCGACGCCGACGTCGCCCGGGTCACCGAGGCCCTCGCCATGATCACCCCGCGCTGGAACGTGAGGATCCTCTTGGCCCTCTCCGGCCCGCCGCTGCGCTACAGCGAGCTGGCGGCCAAGGTGTCCTGGCTGCAGAACGGCCAGCTCCACCCGAAACTCAAGGCGCTGTGCGACGCCGGACTCGTCGAACGCACCGAACACACCGCACGGCACGTGACCTACGGCCACACCGAACGTGGTGTTGCCCTGCTGCCGGTCCTGCCGATGATCGTCACGTGGGCCGAGGAACACCTGGAGAAGGCGGACCGCTCGCTGGCCGCGATCGAGCAGATCGAGGACAGCCTCACCCTGCTCACCCGGCGCCATGCCGCCGCCATCCTGTGGGTGCTCAAGTCCCGCCAGGAGGTCAGCGGGCGGGCCCTGGCCCGGATCGTGATGCCCAGCAGCGACTGGACCAACATCTACCCGCCGCTGCGGCAGCTGGTCGCCGACGGCCTCGTCGACACCAAGGGCACCGGCCGGCCCTACCGGCTCTCCGCAGCAGGCGACGGCCTGAGCCCCGTTCTCGGCACCCTGTCCGCGTGGGCCGCCGGGCAGCCCCTCGACCAGGCGGCCCGGCACCCGGTCTGGGGGCACCCGCAGGCGAAACCCGCGACGAGGCCGTGGATCAGCAGCCAGTCACGGCCGGCCCCCACGGCGCTCCCACCCGCTCGGACACCCCATACCCCTCCGGCCTGGCACAACGGGGATCTCTTCTCGCACGCTGCGACCGCCCGCCCGAAGGCAGCCGTCCCGGCGGGAGGCCCGCGCCGATGA
- a CDS encoding bifunctional 2-polyprenyl-6-hydroxyphenol methylase/3-demethylubiquinol 3-O-methyltransferase UbiG translates to MTSNPAVRPEIIDFYTRSDEAARLQTTATGTLEFARTRELLRRHLPPAPARVLDVGGGPGTHARWLADDGYMVHVVDPVPKHVAQAAAIDGVTAQLGDARRLTAADRTYDVVLLLGPLYHLHDKTDRISALTEAARVARPGGLIAAAAISRYSPLLDYIATTGITEAAIQDGVRDTLAQGRYAGQRGFTVAYFQTSAELSAEVTEAGLTDPRLYGIEGPGWVAVKAIEKYTSANLMGTDMYEAALSAARIADPHAALTDASAHILAITGPCPV, encoded by the coding sequence ATGACGAGCAACCCTGCCGTGCGCCCGGAGATCATCGACTTCTACACCCGGTCCGACGAAGCCGCACGGCTGCAGACCACTGCCACAGGCACCCTGGAGTTCGCGCGCACCCGCGAATTACTGCGCCGCCACCTCCCGCCGGCGCCGGCCCGCGTGCTCGATGTCGGCGGTGGTCCCGGAACGCACGCCCGGTGGTTGGCCGACGACGGCTACATGGTGCACGTCGTGGACCCAGTCCCCAAGCACGTCGCCCAGGCAGCCGCCATCGACGGCGTGACGGCCCAGCTGGGCGACGCCCGCCGCCTCACCGCCGCGGACAGGACGTACGACGTCGTTCTGCTTCTCGGCCCGCTCTACCACCTCCACGACAAGACCGACCGGATCTCCGCGCTGACGGAGGCGGCACGCGTGGCCCGGCCTGGCGGACTCATCGCCGCGGCGGCGATCTCCCGGTATTCGCCCCTCCTCGACTACATCGCGACCACCGGTATCACCGAGGCCGCGATCCAGGACGGGGTCCGTGACACCCTGGCCCAGGGGCGCTACGCCGGACAGCGCGGCTTCACCGTCGCCTACTTCCAGACCTCCGCCGAGCTGAGCGCGGAGGTCACGGAGGCCGGTCTTACCGATCCCCGCCTCTACGGAATCGAAGGACCCGGCTGGGTGGCGGTCAAGGCCATCGAGAAGTACACCAGCGCCAACCTCATGGGCACGGACATGTACGAAGCGGCCCTCTCCGCGGCGCGCATCGCGGACCCGCACGCTGCCCTCACCGATGCCTCCGCCCACATTCTCGCCATCACCGGGCCCTGCCCGGTCTAG
- a CDS encoding serine/threonine-protein kinase: MEQIGRGGMGEVWKAHDLESRAFVAVKLLLAEVGDEEAVARFRREARIGSRIRHPGVVPVYDAGQDAGQPFIVMELLEGSDLSSLLDRTPGGLPLHEAVHLALEISEILAAAHEEGVVHRDLKPANLFRETDGRVRICDFGIARTADSTTGLTVTGQAFGTPAYMAPEQWRGAQVDARCDLYAFGCVLYTLLTGSPPFSGHQHFLMRQHLEVTAPPLRSRRADAPFELDRLVAALLQKDPARRPNSAREVSAVLSRIRNLPGGILPVAQALGGHPIEGPLVAGLLARVRTSTEVFTLAQAAYLATRVSPALALELVEAAESRMWELESDPAAFMAALREVSLCWNTLAPRRVSSLVAAATERFGHIQWFARKVSELPRFDMNREMAAVRSRPPGKEADQAWAKLMICIGDTKLAMSWLGRISDPVAREQALIHIAENASDRDMDEAMRTLSMLSFQWAFIQGLAAISFRRGTHWSDPAGAGHFLEWARKEEAAYLPESEPDQEDGRTLMSSAIERADRWVRLHERAVHRRAPLDGTTARARGAAIPDPPVSHQVLLDLAYECFGKPHPGPFGTELINAVSTRAPVPLELLDTITA, from the coding sequence GTGGAACAGATCGGCCGCGGAGGCATGGGGGAGGTGTGGAAGGCCCACGACCTGGAATCGCGTGCGTTCGTGGCCGTGAAGCTGTTGCTGGCCGAGGTGGGGGACGAGGAGGCTGTGGCCCGGTTCCGCCGCGAGGCCCGGATCGGTTCGCGGATACGGCACCCGGGAGTCGTCCCCGTGTACGACGCAGGTCAGGACGCGGGGCAGCCGTTCATCGTCATGGAACTCCTAGAGGGCTCGGACCTGAGTTCGCTGCTCGACCGGACGCCCGGGGGCCTGCCGCTGCACGAGGCCGTGCACTTGGCCTTGGAGATCTCCGAAATACTCGCCGCCGCGCACGAGGAAGGCGTCGTACACCGGGACCTCAAGCCCGCGAACCTCTTCCGCGAGACCGACGGACGCGTGAGGATCTGCGACTTCGGCATCGCCCGAACCGCCGACTCGACCACCGGCCTAACGGTGACAGGACAGGCTTTCGGTACCCCGGCATACATGGCTCCCGAACAGTGGCGCGGCGCCCAGGTCGATGCCCGCTGCGATCTGTACGCCTTCGGGTGCGTGCTCTACACGCTGCTCACCGGGTCCCCGCCCTTCAGCGGTCACCAGCACTTCCTGATGCGCCAGCACTTGGAGGTCACGGCACCTCCACTACGGAGCCGGCGCGCCGATGCCCCCTTCGAACTGGACAGGCTCGTAGCCGCGCTGCTGCAGAAGGACCCGGCACGGCGCCCGAATTCAGCGCGGGAGGTGTCGGCGGTGCTGTCGCGGATCCGGAACCTGCCCGGCGGGATCCTCCCCGTGGCCCAGGCGCTCGGCGGCCACCCGATCGAGGGCCCACTCGTGGCCGGGCTCCTGGCGCGGGTCAGGACCTCGACGGAAGTCTTCACTCTCGCCCAAGCGGCCTATCTGGCGACCCGGGTGAGTCCCGCGCTCGCTCTGGAGCTGGTGGAGGCCGCCGAGTCACGGATGTGGGAGCTGGAATCCGATCCGGCAGCCTTCATGGCCGCGCTCCGCGAGGTATCCCTGTGCTGGAACACTTTGGCGCCGCGAAGGGTGTCGAGCCTGGTGGCCGCAGCGACGGAACGGTTCGGTCACATCCAGTGGTTCGCGCGCAAGGTCTCCGAGTTGCCGAGGTTCGACATGAACCGCGAGATGGCAGCGGTCCGGAGTCGTCCGCCCGGGAAGGAGGCCGACCAGGCGTGGGCCAAGCTGATGATCTGTATCGGGGACACCAAGCTGGCCATGTCCTGGCTGGGCAGAATCTCGGATCCGGTCGCACGCGAGCAGGCCCTGATCCATATCGCCGAGAACGCGTCGGACAGGGACATGGACGAGGCCATGAGGACGCTCTCCATGCTCTCCTTCCAGTGGGCCTTCATCCAGGGCCTGGCCGCCATTTCGTTCCGCCGGGGAACCCATTGGTCCGATCCGGCCGGGGCCGGACACTTCCTGGAATGGGCCCGCAAGGAAGAGGCCGCTTACCTCCCTGAGTCCGAGCCCGACCAGGAAGACGGCCGGACCCTCATGTCCAGCGCCATCGAGCGCGCCGACCGGTGGGTCCGCCTACATGAAAGAGCTGTCCACCGGCGGGCTCCGCTCGACGGAACGACTGCGCGTGCCCGGGGAGCAGCGATCCCCGACCCGCCTGTCAGCCACCAGGTGCTGCTGGACTTGGCGTACGAATGTTTCGGAAAACCCCACCCGGGCCCGTTCGGCACCGAGCTGATTAACGCCGTGAGCACACGTGCGCCCGTTCCGCTGGAGCTCTTGGACACCATCACCGCGTAA
- a CDS encoding gamma-glutamyltransferase, with protein sequence MIPAHVPDEPPLTYADSFDIPVLFRNGPADKPRRQWRTAKHKAWTGSDGFPAADGWYAPTTTWREIIKAATEVGRDVTPHLQNQPRYAHGELLARISPLYAYLGAHPVKPRHPVPGAKGRRLTWNPVYAHGTERSAKNAAGYRLGMTMTEWACRSLLGLGQTEHLELGGPVPALHKTFKDPKKKLPDLWGHHEAEELYWLIEAKGGDVGVGTLRQGWAQLTAGSNVLGAYAHRTVLVGASVRPGDDLFLTIDHDLHPGQPPLAPDGSDTADDAAGPGNLEDHLGDSDDALIGAARAQMLAYLALRSAPASQLRTVPVPADRASRHRRSGLTTPLESDGLTFAMRADARRAVTGAEEHTLRAGIRSMGLDDFLSCRIPGTEVHLGMSRKLFAACERLHEEDLAIARRTPGLRAEDQPAAHLELSDEAQEEQGLTQRRIFREQQEEARPRLRYLLRDAYEQGAASNWSDLLRRPREPELDLEGNVGLLESATPETYLAVSRYELPPARA encoded by the coding sequence ATGATCCCCGCACACGTCCCCGACGAGCCGCCGCTGACCTACGCCGACAGCTTCGACATACCGGTCCTGTTTCGCAACGGACCTGCAGACAAGCCCCGGAGGCAGTGGCGGACGGCCAAGCACAAGGCGTGGACCGGATCGGACGGATTCCCGGCGGCCGACGGCTGGTACGCGCCGACCACCACATGGCGGGAAATCATCAAGGCCGCCACCGAAGTCGGCCGCGACGTCACACCGCACCTGCAGAACCAGCCGCGCTACGCACACGGGGAACTCCTCGCCCGGATCTCCCCGCTGTACGCCTACCTCGGCGCGCATCCCGTGAAGCCCCGACATCCCGTGCCAGGCGCTAAGGGCAGGCGCCTCACCTGGAACCCGGTCTACGCCCACGGTACCGAGCGCAGCGCGAAGAATGCCGCCGGCTACCGGCTGGGCATGACGATGACGGAGTGGGCCTGCCGCTCGCTGCTCGGCCTCGGCCAGACCGAACACCTCGAACTCGGCGGCCCCGTCCCGGCTCTGCACAAGACGTTCAAAGATCCGAAGAAGAAGCTGCCCGACCTGTGGGGGCACCACGAGGCAGAGGAGCTGTACTGGCTAATCGAGGCCAAGGGCGGCGATGTCGGTGTCGGCACACTTCGCCAGGGGTGGGCGCAGCTGACGGCCGGCAGCAACGTCCTCGGCGCGTACGCGCACCGCACCGTCCTGGTCGGGGCGTCCGTACGACCCGGTGACGACCTCTTCCTGACCATCGACCACGACCTGCACCCCGGCCAGCCGCCGCTCGCCCCCGACGGGTCCGATACCGCCGACGACGCGGCGGGCCCCGGCAACCTGGAAGACCACCTCGGCGACAGCGACGACGCGCTCATCGGCGCGGCCCGCGCCCAGATGCTCGCCTACCTGGCGCTACGCTCGGCTCCCGCCTCACAGTTGCGTACCGTGCCCGTTCCCGCCGACCGCGCTTCCCGTCACCGGCGCTCCGGGCTGACCACGCCCCTGGAAAGCGATGGCCTCACTTTCGCCATGCGGGCCGACGCCCGCCGAGCAGTGACCGGTGCGGAGGAGCACACCCTGCGCGCCGGTATCCGCTCAATGGGCCTCGACGACTTCCTGAGCTGCCGCATCCCCGGAACTGAGGTCCACCTCGGCATGTCTCGGAAGTTGTTCGCCGCCTGCGAGCGCCTCCACGAGGAGGACCTCGCCATCGCCCGGCGCACCCCAGGACTGCGCGCCGAGGACCAGCCGGCCGCCCACCTGGAACTCAGCGACGAGGCCCAGGAAGAACAGGGGCTCACCCAGCGGCGCATCTTCCGCGAACAGCAGGAGGAAGCCCGCCCACGGCTGCGTTATCTACTCCGCGACGCCTATGAGCAGGGTGCGGCAAGCAACTGGAGTGACCTTCTACGCCGTCCCCGGGAGCCAGAACTCGACCTGGAGGGAAACGTGGGTCTCCTCGAATCGGCGACACCGGAGACATACCTGGCCGTCAGCCGCTACGAACTGCCCCCCGCCCGCGCCTAG
- a CDS encoding MFS transporter, which produces MSEAVIPRPARHTDGLMRSIYLPRTTDALAFAMSTYGIPLLVLATTRSAALTGAAFALEWIPRLAAFGWAGSVVDRRGAAVVFHLASLGRALALAVGAVLLHLHPSGTVASATVMVLAATTGVLTEFSYIAAETAGAAVGRRAGRRAHRVQAVLLGIDQTATLAGPALAGVLLLAGPPLMLAVITVLSLLAALFALRTPHSPVAPARAPKGRSRAGLLTGWRTIRSLPALGWLVTGLTLSNLATGLLQAAGPVIVVKHFGQSTTAVGLVWSAAAAATLLSVTLCRFALDRLGLWPVGAACAALASLGCLAAAQAPDYRSYLVLVAVLMAGEGGMTVVLRTLRSRVIPPEKFGSTLSATILILLLPFPVAGVLTALTPPDALGHVITVCAALQALGLFCAFARLRTDPALRT; this is translated from the coding sequence GTGAGCGAAGCGGTCATACCCCGGCCCGCACGCCACACCGACGGGCTGATGCGCAGCATCTACCTACCGCGCACGACGGATGCGTTGGCGTTTGCGATGTCCACCTACGGCATCCCGCTGCTCGTCCTGGCCACGACGCGTTCCGCCGCGCTGACGGGCGCAGCCTTCGCCCTAGAGTGGATCCCGCGGCTGGCTGCGTTCGGGTGGGCCGGATCGGTTGTCGACCGGCGCGGTGCTGCGGTGGTCTTCCACCTGGCCTCCCTGGGCCGGGCGCTGGCCCTCGCCGTCGGCGCGGTCCTGCTCCACCTCCACCCATCCGGCACCGTGGCGAGCGCGACCGTGATGGTGCTGGCGGCGACGACCGGCGTGCTCACCGAGTTCAGCTATATCGCGGCCGAGACCGCGGGCGCTGCCGTCGGCCGCCGAGCAGGACGGCGGGCCCACCGTGTCCAGGCCGTCCTGCTCGGCATCGACCAGACGGCGACCCTGGCCGGTCCGGCGCTCGCCGGGGTGCTCTTGCTTGCCGGTCCGCCGTTGATGCTCGCGGTGATCACCGTGCTCTCGTTGCTTGCCGCGCTGTTTGCCCTGCGCACTCCGCACTCGCCCGTGGCACCGGCCCGTGCGCCGAAGGGGAGGTCCAGGGCCGGACTGCTCACCGGGTGGCGCACCATTCGCTCGCTTCCCGCGCTCGGCTGGCTCGTGACCGGGCTGACCCTGTCCAACCTGGCCACCGGCCTTCTTCAAGCGGCCGGTCCCGTAATCGTCGTCAAGCACTTCGGGCAGTCCACCACCGCAGTCGGCCTCGTCTGGTCCGCCGCTGCCGCAGCGACGCTCCTCAGCGTCACGCTCTGCCGGTTCGCGCTCGACCGCCTCGGCCTGTGGCCGGTCGGCGCCGCCTGCGCCGCCCTCGCCTCGCTCGGCTGTCTCGCCGCTGCTCAGGCTCCCGACTACCGGTCCTACCTGGTCCTGGTCGCGGTCCTCATGGCGGGCGAAGGCGGCATGACGGTCGTCCTGCGCACCCTGCGCTCCCGCGTGATCCCTCCGGAGAAGTTCGGCAGCACCCTGTCGGCGACCATCCTCATCCTCCTGCTGCCCTTCCCCGTCGCCGGCGTGCTCACCGCGCTCACTCCGCCCGACGCGCTGGGCCACGTCATCACCGTCTGTGCCGCGCTGCAGGCCCTCGGTCTGTTCTGCGCCTTCGCCCGCCTGCGAACCGATCCCGCCCTGCGCACCTGA
- a CDS encoding DUF317 domain-containing protein, with protein sequence MNPQPDSHHEIDGDVYVSPRHLASTTGTGDPALAPLLDLGWDLRYDEDSNVYVSAPDRRVRLGYLPEGEDDGLWRINAYEDSFGPPAWGVCFNDRVPTEFVQAFTTILATAYEQGPDAYLARPISGIDEHDPFFAVVPLLKQGWEIDRPRWGVFAVQAPDGLAGMEFTTGDLDPETELTTRDARWQLWAGKSIDRPVWYATASTDTPVALLTAVTECVADPAPLPRWREVTSSYIKGMAQLTPILPPGPPAPTPLDVQRAVSSRRPAALPAASVPRWSTTSRPALPGPRL encoded by the coding sequence ATGAACCCACAGCCCGATTCGCACCACGAGATCGACGGCGACGTCTACGTCTCCCCGCGCCACCTCGCCTCCACCACCGGAACCGGCGACCCCGCCCTCGCCCCGTTGCTCGACCTCGGCTGGGACCTGCGGTACGACGAGGACTCCAACGTGTACGTGAGCGCTCCCGACCGGCGCGTGCGCCTGGGCTACCTGCCCGAAGGCGAGGACGACGGGCTCTGGCGCATCAACGCCTACGAGGATTCCTTCGGGCCGCCGGCGTGGGGCGTCTGCTTTAACGACCGCGTTCCCACCGAGTTTGTCCAGGCGTTCACCACCATCCTGGCCACGGCATACGAGCAGGGGCCGGATGCTTACCTTGCCCGGCCGATCTCCGGCATCGACGAGCACGATCCCTTCTTCGCGGTCGTGCCGCTTCTGAAGCAGGGCTGGGAGATCGACCGTCCGCGCTGGGGCGTCTTCGCGGTCCAGGCTCCGGACGGGCTCGCCGGCATGGAGTTCACCACCGGCGACCTCGATCCGGAAACCGAACTGACCACGCGCGACGCGCGCTGGCAGCTGTGGGCGGGCAAGTCCATCGACCGGCCCGTCTGGTACGCCACGGCCAGCACCGACACCCCGGTCGCCCTGCTCACCGCCGTCACCGAGTGCGTCGCCGATCCGGCTCCCCTGCCCCGGTGGCGCGAGGTGACCTCCAGCTACATCAAGGGGATGGCCCAGCTCACCCCGATCCTCCCGCCGGGCCCGCCGGCTCCCACTCCGCTCGACGTGCAGCGGGCCGTCTCCTCCCGCCGTCCGGCTGCGCTGCCCGCGGCCAGCGTCCCGCGCTGGAGCACCACCAGCCGACCGGCCCTGCCCGGCCCGCGCCTGTAG
- a CDS encoding ATP-grasp domain-containing protein yields the protein MSARPLVLVVSPGDETYRGYCLEQVAAAYDVVLLTGTEPSWEKPFIVDHTVVDLSDPAALLAGGRALAEHHDLAGVVTWDEWHLVPTARLARALGLSSTSVEVMRACRNKATARALFARHGVPSAASIGARTLLEAGLATMTLGLPAVIKPAAFAGSIGVIRVDRPEELPAAFAFASAGASRSREDTGVLVEEYLDGPEVSVECVTHRGATTAVAVTRKHLGPTPYFDETGHTVDASDPLLAQVAPAAAAAVKALGITDGVQHVEMRLVDGRPRLIEVNARIGGDMIGHLVRLATGIDLPRAAADLACGRAPDLTPTRSGAAGIRMLYPDTSGTLTARHINQPFAAHTPWLRQVQWIHEIGEELVLSPDGDLFTARAGFYIVTGRTTAEVTERLDTAADEITVTTRADR from the coding sequence TTGTCCGCTCGTCCTCTCGTGCTCGTCGTTTCTCCTGGCGACGAGACCTACCGCGGCTACTGCCTGGAGCAGGTGGCCGCCGCGTACGACGTCGTCCTGCTCACCGGCACCGAGCCGTCGTGGGAGAAGCCGTTCATCGTCGACCACACCGTGGTCGATCTGAGCGACCCTGCAGCGCTGCTCGCCGGCGGCCGGGCGCTGGCCGAGCACCATGACCTTGCCGGCGTGGTCACCTGGGACGAGTGGCACCTCGTCCCAACCGCCCGTCTCGCCCGCGCGCTCGGTCTGTCCTCGACGTCCGTCGAGGTGATGCGGGCCTGTCGCAACAAGGCCACCGCCCGGGCTCTGTTCGCCCGCCACGGCGTGCCCTCGGCCGCCTCGATAGGGGCGCGGACTCTACTGGAGGCTGGCCTGGCGACGATGACCCTCGGCCTGCCGGCGGTCATCAAGCCCGCGGCCTTCGCGGGCAGCATCGGCGTGATCCGCGTCGACCGGCCCGAAGAACTGCCCGCCGCGTTCGCGTTCGCCTCGGCCGGAGCGAGCCGCAGTCGCGAGGACACCGGCGTCCTGGTCGAGGAGTACCTCGACGGACCGGAAGTCTCCGTCGAATGCGTCACCCACCGCGGCGCGACCACGGCGGTCGCCGTGACCCGCAAGCACCTGGGCCCCACCCCGTACTTCGACGAAACCGGCCACACCGTCGATGCCTCCGACCCGCTCCTGGCCCAGGTCGCCCCGGCCGCCGCTGCTGCGGTCAAGGCCCTGGGGATCACCGACGGCGTGCAGCACGTCGAGATGCGCCTGGTGGACGGTCGGCCGCGGTTGATCGAGGTCAATGCCAGGATCGGCGGCGACATGATCGGCCACCTTGTCCGTCTGGCCACCGGCATAGACCTGCCCCGGGCCGCCGCCGATCTCGCCTGCGGCCGAGCGCCGGACCTCACCCCGACCCGCAGCGGGGCCGCGGGCATCCGCATGCTCTACCCGGATACCTCCGGCACCCTGACCGCCCGGCACATCAACCAGCCCTTCGCCGCCCACACTCCCTGGCTGCGCCAAGTGCAGTGGATCCACGAGATCGGCGAGGAGCTCGTCCTGTCGCCCGACGGCGACCTGTTCACCGCCCGGGCCGGGTTCTACATCGTCACCGGCCGCACCACCGCCGAGGTCACCGAACGCCTCGACACCGCCGCCGACGAGATCACCGTCACCACGAGGGCAGACCGATGA
- a CDS encoding SH3 domain-containing protein: protein MLGALALPVLSATTASAAPTAASALPAVSCHNLPPLPYAVHAKAVTIRSKASSKSTALGVLYKSHKFTVSKKSGNWLYLTDKSTGVKGWVSGTYVYRDVRMCLD, encoded by the coding sequence ATGCTCGGCGCACTCGCGCTGCCGGTGCTGTCCGCCACCACCGCCAGCGCGGCACCGACCGCCGCCTCCGCTCTCCCCGCGGTCAGCTGCCACAACCTGCCGCCGCTCCCGTACGCAGTGCACGCCAAGGCCGTGACCATCCGGTCCAAGGCCAGCTCGAAGTCCACGGCGCTCGGCGTGCTCTACAAGAGCCACAAGTTCACCGTCTCCAAGAAGAGCGGCAACTGGCTCTACCTCACGGACAAGTCGACCGGCGTCAAGGGCTGGGTCTCCGGCACCTACGTGTACCGCGACGTCCGTATGTGCCTGGACTGA
- a CDS encoding regulator, with translation MSTPLTSAEAQRAVELLASRPLVRLVTEIDDNGAIPPRRLAGTLPDLSTHQLRSASDTARAHGLIRIAPGTGLELTEAGMELAGLYDAMARWARRHAVPAPVCEFSSRIRHVLALLAPSLITERADGAEVGLARLRTLLIQWLADNLQVARVSEPEPVA, from the coding sequence ATGAGCACCCCCCTTACCTCTGCCGAAGCGCAGCGCGCTGTCGAACTGCTTGCCTCGCGGCCCTTGGTCCGCCTGGTCACCGAGATCGATGACAACGGCGCCATACCGCCGCGACGGCTGGCCGGTACCCTGCCCGACCTCTCCACGCACCAACTGCGCAGCGCATCCGACACGGCCCGCGCCCACGGTCTCATCCGGATCGCGCCCGGCACCGGTCTGGAACTGACCGAGGCTGGGATGGAGTTGGCCGGCCTGTACGACGCGATGGCCCGCTGGGCCCGGCGTCACGCCGTCCCGGCCCCCGTCTGCGAGTTCAGCAGCCGCATTCGGCACGTCCTTGCCCTGTTGGCACCATCGCTCATCACCGAGCGCGCTGACGGAGCGGAGGTGGGCCTGGCCCGTCTCCGCACGCTCCTGATCCAGTGGCTGGCCGACAACCTCCAGGTGGCCAGGGTGTCCGAACCTGAGCCGGTCGCGTGA